In Thermoanaerobaculia bacterium, one genomic interval encodes:
- a CDS encoding ABC transporter ATP-binding protein: MVLELVDVSKTYRIYPKPRDRILEVFSSVKRHQEICALKDVTYALSHGRSLGLIGVNGAGKSTLLKLIAKTSFPTSGEIRIQGRVAAILELGMGFHGEFSGRDNAVLNGAMLGLTEGEIRKRLPSMVEFAELGDFIDRPVKTYSTGMAMRLAFAVATHVDPDILIIDEALAVGDGYFQKKCVDKIRQFREMGRSILLCTHALYYISQLCDEALWLDGGMVRMAGKSDDVVVAYETYLNSRRQALESGGRDTLSDLPAMVTSVTIEGEGRPGDRLSIHVQWKSKDPDLNFRLGIVLDHSAGLPVFSTTTPSVYSGRDHYEATLVIDKVPFLKGSFDITVFLVDEAGLNVFHQVREKGIFQVKHEDYPVGFLTLSHRWLE, translated from the coding sequence GTGGTATTAGAGCTGGTTGACGTCTCGAAAACTTATCGTATCTATCCAAAGCCTCGGGATCGAATTCTCGAGGTTTTTTCTTCAGTTAAACGCCATCAGGAGATCTGTGCCCTGAAGGATGTCACATACGCATTGTCCCATGGTCGCAGTCTCGGCCTGATTGGTGTAAACGGTGCCGGAAAGTCGACGTTGCTGAAACTGATTGCGAAAACGTCATTTCCAACTTCGGGTGAAATACGGATTCAGGGGAGAGTGGCGGCAATCCTGGAGCTGGGAATGGGATTTCATGGTGAATTTTCCGGACGGGATAATGCCGTGCTGAATGGGGCCATGCTCGGTCTGACCGAAGGTGAGATCCGGAAACGGCTTCCGAGCATGGTCGAATTTGCAGAGCTTGGGGATTTCATTGACAGGCCGGTGAAAACATACTCGACGGGTATGGCTATGCGCCTTGCCTTTGCGGTGGCCACCCACGTAGATCCCGATATTTTGATCATTGATGAAGCTCTGGCGGTTGGGGACGGGTATTTTCAGAAGAAATGCGTTGATAAAATCCGTCAGTTCCGTGAAATGGGACGTTCCATTCTACTTTGCACCCATGCGCTCTACTATATTTCCCAGCTCTGCGATGAAGCCCTGTGGCTGGATGGCGGCATGGTACGCATGGCGGGGAAAAGTGATGATGTGGTGGTTGCCTATGAAACCTACCTCAACTCGCGCCGTCAGGCTCTTGAATCGGGCGGCAGGGATACGCTATCCGATCTTCCCGCAATGGTTACCTCTGTTACGATCGAAGGGGAGGGGCGGCCGGGAGACAGACTGTCCATCCATGTACAGTGGAAATCGAAGGATCCTGACCTGAATTTCCGTCTTGGCATTGTTCTTGATCATTCTGCGGGATTGCCCGTTTTCTCAACGACTACGCCTTCCGTCTATTCTGGACGAGATCATTATGAAGCAACGCTTGTGATCGATAAGGTTCCCTTTTTAAAGGGCAGTTTTGATATCACCGTCTTTCTGGTTGATGAAGCGGGCTTGAACGTCTTTCATCAGGTCAGGGAAAAGGGAATCTTTCAGGTTAAACATGAAGACTATCCCGTGGGATTTCTTACCCTTTCCCATCGATGGCTGGAGTAG
- a CDS encoding sulfide/dihydroorotate dehydrogenase-like FAD/NAD-binding protein — MYPIVRKEVFSPVTFLWEVRDPDMAKAAKPGQFLMVRHKETGERIPLTIADFDMEQGTITVVIQAVGKDTREMMEFKEGDSLLNFVGPLGIPSHVENFGTVVMVGGGLGVAPIFPQLRAFKEAGNKTISIIGFRSRDLIFWEDKFRKYSDELIITTDDGSFGEKGLVTNPLKRVLEEIKVDLVVAIGPLIMMKVCSDVTKPFGVKTIVSLNSIMVDGTGMCGSCRVTVGGEMKFACVDGPDFDGHQVDFDELMMRQRRFEKFEKKSLELYEHECQLTKKHGI, encoded by the coding sequence GTGTATCCGATTGTTCGGAAAGAGGTTTTTTCACCCGTTACCTTTCTCTGGGAAGTCCGTGACCCGGACATGGCAAAGGCCGCAAAACCCGGCCAGTTTCTCATGGTTCGCCATAAAGAAACCGGCGAACGGATTCCCCTGACCATCGCGGATTTTGACATGGAGCAAGGTACCATCACGGTTGTTATTCAGGCTGTGGGTAAGGATACCCGCGAAATGATGGAGTTCAAAGAGGGAGACTCTCTCCTGAACTTTGTAGGCCCACTGGGCATTCCATCCCATGTCGAAAATTTCGGGACCGTTGTCATGGTGGGGGGCGGACTGGGAGTCGCCCCGATATTTCCTCAGCTTCGCGCCTTCAAGGAGGCCGGAAACAAGACCATCTCCATCATCGGGTTTCGATCCAGGGATCTGATCTTCTGGGAGGACAAATTCAGGAAGTACAGCGATGAACTGATCATCACCACTGATGATGGCTCCTTCGGAGAAAAGGGTCTCGTTACAAATCCTCTGAAGCGCGTCCTTGAGGAGATCAAAGTGGACCTGGTGGTCGCCATCGGGCCCCTGATTATGATGAAGGTCTGCAGTGACGTGACAAAACCCTTTGGTGTCAAAACAATCGTTTCTCTAAATTCCATCATGGTTGACGGTACCGGAATGTGCGGAAGCTGCAGAGTCACGGTGGGAGGAGAAATGAAATTCGCCTGTGTGGATGGTCCCGATTTTGACGGTCACCAGGTGGATTTTGATGAACTCATGATGAGACAGAGACGCTTTGAGAAATTCGAGAAGAAATCCCTTGAACTCTACGAGCATGAATGCCAGCTCACGAAGAAGCACGGGATCTAG
- a CDS encoding diacylglycerol kinase family protein: MNTADLLVVNPKGGGPWRRVVKRARREVPGLTIVIPESRDELRDELTRAAEKGLSRILILGGDGTFSETVNVVYRLQLPLSLGFLAGGRGADFIRSLHIHRRAGTQSPLFTCDCFRVESDLGARYGLNVVSTGLSGAVVERIQSKVPHLPASLLYIVTAIRCSLKFKACELNLRIDGEKYTHERSLVVAIANGRFFGGGMPIAPEANISDGILEVVTLPWRPYPAILKLAVDLYRARHPGRNDVNVRKGKRISIVTCEGAHLEIDGDPYGTLPAHIEVIPGAISTWNPSW, encoded by the coding sequence ATGAATACAGCGGATCTCCTGGTCGTCAACCCAAAAGGGGGAGGGCCGTGGCGAAGGGTTGTTAAGCGGGCACGCCGGGAAGTTCCCGGGCTGACGATTGTTATTCCAGAATCCCGAGATGAACTCAGAGACGAGCTGACCCGGGCTGCGGAAAAAGGCTTGTCCCGTATCCTTATCCTTGGGGGAGATGGTACTTTTTCTGAAACGGTCAATGTGGTGTACCGGCTTCAGCTTCCCCTGTCGCTCGGGTTTCTGGCGGGGGGTCGAGGAGCCGATTTCATTCGCAGCCTTCATATTCACAGGAGGGCTGGAACACAATCCCCATTGTTTACCTGTGATTGTTTTCGTGTGGAGAGCGATCTCGGAGCCCGCTATGGATTAAACGTTGTATCAACGGGTCTTTCCGGTGCGGTTGTGGAGCGTATTCAGAGTAAGGTGCCCCATCTTCCCGCCTCTCTTCTCTATATCGTTACGGCCATTCGCTGTTCGCTGAAATTTAAAGCATGCGAATTGAACCTTCGTATCGACGGGGAGAAGTATACGCATGAGCGAAGCCTGGTTGTCGCGATTGCGAATGGACGTTTCTTTGGTGGAGGAATGCCCATTGCCCCCGAGGCAAATATCTCAGATGGTATTCTGGAGGTGGTCACCCTTCCCTGGCGGCCCTACCCCGCGATTCTCAAGCTGGCGGTCGATCTCTATCGGGCCCGTCATCCAGGACGGAATGATGTGAATGTCAGAAAAGGGAAGAGAATTTCCATCGTAACGTGTGAGGGAGCTCATCTGGAAATTGATGGGGATCCCTATGGAACGTTACCGGCTCATATCGAAGTCATTCCCGGCGCGATTTCAACCTGGAATCCATCCTGGTAG
- a CDS encoding amidohydrolase, translating to MKRLVSFLWICSMFFLSCNRLEPTATLLLQDGRVYTNPAEPPRNLDILITGSTISRVGSDLEAPPGCRVLSLHGATVFPGFVDAHAHPAGLGKAMSQLDLRGVPSLEDLVERTRRYAQTIDTDHWVVGRGWDQNLWKNPEMPDNRLLSEEITDLPVFLERVDGHAALVNQKALHLAGIDADTPSPDGGEILKDQQGIPTGILIDRAQELVEMLIPPPTIEDRMDHLRKAMDFYASLGVTSVHDAGVDEVILDAYFALAREGKMKVFSNLMLDDNPKLLDSWFQRGPYEDRWLRIKTIKLYADGALGSRGAWLHESYKDRPGYMGLMVTPLEHIRTVCEMASRHNFQVATHCIGDRAVDEVITIYADSIKEMDPNPRWRIEHAQVITPEALPVFQRWMIYASMQPYHYVSDRPWAPDRIGDRMDYAYAWNLFLENQIPLCFGSDAPVESPDPLQGFEASLEGPHRISAAQALCAYTLTAQSAGRQERLRGRIESGASADISVFDHDFVSDPATVSVARCRLTLANGTITHGGEW from the coding sequence ATGAAACGATTGGTCTCCTTCCTGTGGATATGCAGTATGTTCTTTCTTTCATGCAACCGGCTCGAGCCTACGGCCACTCTTCTCCTTCAGGATGGCAGGGTTTACACCAACCCCGCAGAACCTCCCCGGAACCTGGACATCCTGATCACAGGTTCCACCATTTCCAGAGTGGGCTCCGATCTGGAAGCGCCTCCCGGCTGTCGCGTCCTATCCCTCCACGGAGCCACCGTCTTTCCTGGCTTTGTTGACGCACATGCCCATCCGGCAGGGTTGGGAAAAGCCATGTCACAGCTGGACCTGAGAGGTGTTCCAAGTCTGGAGGACCTTGTTGAGCGCACCCGCAGGTATGCTCAAACAATCGATACCGATCACTGGGTTGTCGGACGCGGATGGGATCAGAATCTCTGGAAAAACCCGGAGATGCCGGATAACCGGCTTTTATCGGAAGAAATCACGGATCTACCCGTCTTTCTGGAACGTGTTGATGGTCATGCTGCCCTCGTAAACCAAAAGGCACTTCATCTTGCCGGGATCGATGCCGATACACCTTCTCCCGACGGCGGGGAAATTCTTAAGGATCAGCAGGGCATCCCCACAGGAATTCTGATTGACAGGGCCCAGGAGCTGGTTGAAATGCTTATTCCTCCTCCAACGATCGAAGACAGGATGGATCACCTTCGGAAGGCTATGGATTTCTATGCCTCCCTGGGTGTCACGTCTGTTCATGATGCGGGTGTAGATGAAGTGATCCTGGATGCCTATTTCGCTCTCGCGCGAGAGGGAAAGATGAAGGTATTTTCCAATCTCATGCTGGATGATAATCCGAAACTCCTGGACTCCTGGTTTCAAAGAGGTCCCTATGAAGATCGATGGTTACGGATCAAAACTATCAAATTATACGCAGACGGGGCTCTGGGAAGCCGGGGAGCCTGGCTCCATGAATCCTACAAAGATCGCCCGGGATACATGGGCCTGATGGTGACTCCTCTCGAACATATCCGCACCGTATGCGAAATGGCATCCAGGCACAATTTCCAGGTGGCAACCCATTGCATTGGAGATCGTGCTGTGGACGAAGTGATTACCATTTACGCGGATTCCATCAAAGAAATGGACCCGAATCCCAGATGGCGGATTGAGCATGCCCAGGTGATTACTCCCGAGGCTCTTCCCGTGTTTCAGCGATGGATGATCTATGCCAGTATGCAACCCTATCACTATGTCTCTGACCGTCCCTGGGCCCCGGATCGGATAGGAGACCGGATGGACTATGCCTACGCATGGAATCTCTTTCTTGAAAACCAGATTCCTCTATGCTTTGGTTCCGATGCTCCCGTCGAATCTCCCGATCCGCTTCAGGGATTTGAGGCTTCCCTGGAAGGACCCCATCGGATTTCTGCCGCTCAGGCTCTCTGTGCCTACACCTTGACAGCCCAGTCAGCCGGACGCCAGGAAAGGCTTCGGGGACGAATTGAATCGGGGGCCAGTGCGGACATTTCAGTGTTTGACCATGATTTCGTCTCTGATCCCGCGACCGTGTCCGTGGCCCGATGCCGGCTCACCCTTGCTAATGGTACAATTACCCATGGAGGTGAGTGGTGA
- a CDS encoding GGDEF domain-containing protein, translating to MKPSEISPLKIVAFIVDYSNDPVPEKIIRERFDTDRETIKELVNRMSREGILVVKKKGRQKMFSLPPVSEQKELSVFFNNLVTLEEEWRERFSDEESSGITSPVTESSGSISRFLDHMVFLEETASIILTSLEKLDFSKVFLESFKRLFSAVDYDIGIALTVGAELKVYLLSRTGVSPEVKREAIRSARELMNLVVALPFVPTEFSIELDLEEMEPCRGKAIVDRIGVSFERDRMTPGLLALFRLSDSPFLADEKQVLDVLSSQISLACININAMEKIHQQAVTDELTGISNKRDFRQRFVSEFERAKRYSYPLSLCMMDLDYFKAINDRYGHQQGDVVLSEVAALILRTVKVRVSDIVARYGGEEFVLLLPHTGIDRAREVAEKIRASIEGFDFPGEAASIRCSISIGVASLSMGDHGPDELLARADRLLYQAKARGRNLVISE from the coding sequence GTGAAACCGTCGGAAATCAGCCCTCTGAAAATTGTCGCTTTTATTGTTGATTATTCAAACGATCCGGTACCGGAAAAAATTATTCGTGAACGATTTGATACGGATCGTGAAACCATAAAGGAACTCGTGAACCGTATGTCCCGGGAGGGTATTCTCGTTGTCAAGAAAAAGGGGAGACAGAAAATGTTCAGCCTTCCCCCCGTATCGGAACAAAAAGAGCTTTCCGTTTTTTTTAATAATCTTGTCACGCTGGAGGAGGAATGGCGTGAGCGGTTCTCCGATGAGGAATCGTCAGGGATCACTTCGCCCGTTACAGAATCCTCAGGGTCCATCTCCAGGTTCCTCGATCACATGGTGTTTCTCGAAGAAACAGCATCCATCATCCTGACCAGTCTGGAAAAATTGGACTTCAGCAAAGTATTCCTGGAATCATTCAAACGTCTCTTTTCCGCCGTGGATTATGATATTGGCATCGCTCTTACGGTAGGAGCGGAGCTGAAAGTTTACCTTCTCAGTCGGACAGGTGTTTCTCCTGAAGTCAAGAGGGAGGCAATCCGCTCAGCTCGGGAGCTGATGAACCTTGTTGTTGCTCTCCCCTTTGTACCAACTGAATTTTCCATCGAACTGGATCTTGAGGAAATGGAGCCCTGCCGGGGAAAGGCGATTGTCGATCGAATCGGCGTTTCCTTCGAGCGGGATCGGATGACACCGGGTCTGCTGGCGCTGTTTCGACTCAGTGATTCCCCATTTCTTGCGGATGAGAAACAGGTCCTCGATGTTCTCAGCTCTCAGATCTCTCTCGCATGTATCAACATAAATGCGATGGAGAAAATACACCAGCAGGCTGTTACCGACGAATTGACCGGAATCAGTAACAAGCGTGATTTCCGGCAGAGGTTTGTCTCGGAATTTGAACGGGCCAAAAGGTACAGTTACCCGCTGTCACTGTGCATGATGGACCTGGATTATTTTAAAGCAATTAACGACCGGTATGGCCACCAGCAGGGGGATGTCGTTCTTTCGGAGGTGGCCGCCCTGATCCTGCGGACGGTAAAGGTACGGGTTTCCGATATTGTCGCCCGTTACGGGGGCGAGGAATTTGTTTTGCTGCTCCCCCATACCGGGATTGACAGAGCCAGGGAGGTGGCGGAAAAAATCCGTGCGTCGATCGAAGGCTTTGATTTTCCCGGGGAAGCTGCCTCGATTCGCTGTTCGATCAGCATCGGTGTAGCATCCCTCTCCATGGGAGATCATGGTCCGGATGAGTTGCTCGCCCGTGCTGATCGTCTCCTCTACCAGGCAAAGGCCCGGGGTAGAAATCTCGTCATTTCCGAATGA
- the gltA gene encoding NADPH-dependent glutamate synthase yields the protein MSEKKTIKTIQPTRTPIPEQPAEVRRTNFEEVALGYRDAHAADESRRCLQCPKPLCVPGCPVGIDIPAFIKAVEEGDFKKAYVILTDANLLPAICGRVCPQETQCEAGCIVGKKLEPVAIGRLERFVGDMALKNRWVEIPRITPNGKKVAIVGSGPAGLTCAADLAKAGCEVVIYEALHVPGGVLMYGIPEFRLPKEIVQQEIDTLRKMGVKIEVDRIIGKIFTIPELIHERGFDAVFVGTGAGFPKFMGIPGESLNGVLSSNEFLTRANLMKAYEFPKYDTPVDMGENVAVIGCGNTAMDAARIALRLGAKNVYIVYRRSEKESPARIEELHHAMEEGVQFHWLTAPVALHGENGWVARMENIKMELGEPDDSGRRRPVPKEGSNYFLDVDTVIYALGTKANPIIAQTTPGLNLNKWGYIEVDSDTQMTSYPGVFAGGDIVTGSATVILAMGAGRRAAAGILSYLKLN from the coding sequence ATGTCTGAGAAGAAGACAATTAAGACAATTCAGCCAACTCGAACTCCGATTCCCGAGCAGCCCGCTGAAGTACGAAGGACAAATTTCGAAGAAGTTGCGCTCGGATACAGGGATGCGCATGCTGCGGATGAATCCAGGCGTTGTCTTCAGTGCCCGAAACCTCTCTGTGTTCCCGGTTGTCCTGTAGGCATTGATATCCCGGCCTTTATCAAAGCAGTGGAAGAAGGCGATTTCAAGAAAGCCTATGTCATCCTGACCGATGCAAATCTGCTTCCTGCGATCTGTGGACGGGTTTGTCCCCAGGAAACTCAGTGTGAAGCCGGTTGTATCGTGGGGAAGAAACTGGAACCGGTAGCCATAGGCAGACTCGAACGCTTTGTCGGGGACATGGCCCTTAAGAACCGGTGGGTTGAAATCCCCAGGATAACCCCAAACGGAAAGAAGGTTGCCATCGTAGGTTCCGGACCTGCCGGGCTGACCTGTGCGGCGGATCTTGCAAAGGCCGGATGCGAGGTGGTTATCTATGAGGCCCTTCATGTTCCGGGTGGAGTCCTCATGTACGGGATCCCGGAGTTCAGACTTCCAAAGGAAATCGTACAGCAGGAAATCGATACCCTCAGAAAAATGGGTGTTAAGATTGAGGTTGACCGGATCATCGGAAAGATTTTCACAATTCCCGAACTGATTCACGAGCGTGGGTTTGATGCCGTCTTTGTCGGGACTGGAGCCGGTTTCCCGAAGTTCATGGGAATTCCGGGTGAGTCTCTGAACGGTGTTCTTTCCTCCAACGAATTCCTGACCCGGGCAAACCTGATGAAAGCCTACGAATTCCCTAAATATGACACTCCGGTGGATATGGGAGAGAATGTCGCCGTCATTGGATGTGGAAACACGGCAATGGATGCTGCGAGGATTGCCCTTCGACTGGGTGCGAAAAACGTCTACATCGTGTATCGGCGATCTGAAAAGGAGAGCCCTGCCCGTATCGAAGAATTACACCACGCAATGGAAGAAGGCGTTCAGTTCCATTGGCTGACCGCCCCCGTTGCTCTTCATGGAGAGAACGGATGGGTGGCCAGGATGGAGAACATTAAAATGGAACTGGGTGAGCCGGATGACAGTGGACGAAGACGTCCCGTACCCAAGGAGGGCTCCAATTACTTCCTTGACGTGGACACGGTGATCTATGCCCTGGGCACCAAGGCCAACCCGATTATTGCCCAGACCACACCGGGTCTGAATCTGAACAAATGGGGCTACATCGAAGTCGATTCCGACACGCAGATGACATCCTATCCCGGTGTTTTTGCTGGAGGAGACATTGTCACCGGGTCCGCTACCGTCATTCTGGCCATGGGTGCGGGCCGCAGAGCCGCTGCCGGCATCCTTTCTTATCTAAAACTCAACTAG
- a CDS encoding ferritin family protein has product MATQCPKCHEFVDDDAICCAGITFTWKCDQCAKVSEGFSVPYGRCHLCGGKLTVIQKPQDVDYEKMEPIQKGLELESNAYHFYRIAAGKVSDPEVQEVFKDFMEKEIEHFNTIARRYHVHEDLDIDRRFDESVINWLMDGIDFSDSKGSIRSLYNKAIQMEIKTRDFYRECQAIVKSEVEKDIYRELAAEEDDHAAILETERDAFFGRES; this is encoded by the coding sequence ATGGCTACCCAGTGTCCAAAGTGCCACGAATTTGTAGATGATGATGCAATCTGTTGCGCGGGAATTACCTTTACCTGGAAGTGTGACCAATGCGCAAAGGTATCTGAAGGTTTTTCCGTCCCTTACGGTCGTTGCCATCTTTGTGGCGGGAAGCTTACCGTAATTCAGAAGCCACAGGATGTCGATTATGAAAAGATGGAGCCCATTCAAAAGGGATTGGAGCTCGAAAGTAATGCCTACCATTTCTACCGCATTGCGGCTGGAAAGGTGTCCGACCCTGAGGTTCAGGAAGTCTTTAAGGACTTTATGGAAAAGGAAATCGAGCACTTTAACACGATCGCTCGACGGTATCACGTGCATGAAGATCTGGATATTGATCGACGATTCGATGAGAGTGTTATCAACTGGTTAATGGATGGGATCGATTTTTCCGACTCGAAGGGATCCATCCGGAGCCTCTACAACAAGGCCATCCAGATGGAAATCAAAACGCGTGATTTTTACCGGGAGTGCCAGGCCATCGTGAAGAGTGAGGTGGAAAAGGATATTTACAGGGAGCTTGCGGCAGAAGAAGATGATCATGCCGCAATCCTGGAAACGGAACGTGATGCCTTTTTTGGACGGGAGAGTTAA
- a CDS encoding protein-L-isoaspartate(D-aspartate) O-methyltransferase produces MRFLCLLLLMMACSPASSNHERKMIDTSIQQRTEMVEEQIIRRGVKDPDVLRAMKVVPRHRFVPENFRAEAYADYPLPIGEGQTISQPYIVARMTELLHVNKGDRVLEVGTGSGYQAAILAEMGVEVYTIEILPSLARHAKEILASLNYPNVTVLVGDGYKGYPEAAPYDGIIVTAASPKIPEPLLQQLKVGKRMVIPVGRYVQELKVVTKEEGDAMVQDVIPVRFVPMIGEVERTEE; encoded by the coding sequence ATGCGCTTTCTGTGTCTCCTGCTTCTGATGATGGCGTGCAGCCCGGCATCTTCCAACCATGAGAGGAAAATGATCGACACTTCAATTCAACAGCGGACAGAAATGGTGGAAGAACAGATCATTCGCAGGGGTGTAAAAGATCCCGATGTTCTTCGCGCGATGAAGGTTGTTCCCCGACACAGGTTTGTACCGGAAAACTTCAGGGCCGAGGCCTATGCCGATTACCCGCTTCCTATTGGGGAAGGTCAGACCATTTCCCAGCCCTATATCGTTGCCCGGATGACGGAATTGCTTCATGTAAATAAAGGAGACCGCGTTTTAGAGGTTGGAACAGGATCGGGCTATCAGGCCGCCATTCTGGCTGAGATGGGTGTGGAAGTCTATACCATTGAAATATTGCCAAGTCTTGCACGCCATGCAAAGGAAATTCTAGCCTCTTTGAACTATCCCAACGTCACGGTCCTGGTCGGTGACGGGTATAAGGGATACCCTGAAGCGGCGCCCTACGACGGGATCATCGTCACGGCAGCTTCACCCAAGATTCCTGAACCGCTCCTTCAACAACTCAAGGTCGGAAAAAGAATGGTAATTCCCGTTGGGCGATATGTTCAGGAGCTCAAAGTGGTCACAAAGGAAGAGGGCGACGCCATGGTTCAGGATGTCATTCCGGTTCGTTTTGTTCCCATGATCGGAGAGGTCGAACGGACTGAAGAATAG